The following proteins come from a genomic window of Halorussus halophilus:
- a CDS encoding phosphotransacetylase family protein, whose protein sequence is MNTILVTATEESTGKTAVALALAKLAAERGLSVGYMKPKGTRLQSNVGKTLDEDPMLARELLDLDAEMHDLEPVVYSPTFVEQALRGKEDSTELREQVRESFDSLAEDKDLMIIEGGGDLTTGGIVGLTDPDVAELLDAEVLLLSNYERPRDVDEVLAAVEDVGDRLLGVLFNAVPDASFDQLDTEVVPFLEGKHIPVLGVVPRQQTLAGVTVADLATELSAEILTDADGSAFVERFLVGAMSGDSALRHLRRTKDAALITGGDRPDLQRVALEAPGVKCLILTGGFRPPGAIVGEAEQKGVPILLVQSDTLTTIERAEDVVRSGRTRDAETVELMGELLHDHADVAGILGDGEETDGEETDDEEA, encoded by the coding sequence ATGAACACGATACTCGTCACCGCAACCGAAGAAAGTACAGGCAAGACCGCCGTCGCGCTCGCGCTGGCCAAACTGGCCGCCGAACGGGGACTGTCGGTCGGTTACATGAAACCGAAGGGCACGCGACTACAGAGCAACGTCGGCAAGACGCTGGACGAAGACCCGATGCTGGCCCGCGAACTGCTCGACTTGGACGCCGAGATGCACGACTTGGAGCCAGTCGTCTACTCCCCGACGTTCGTCGAGCAGGCACTGCGCGGCAAGGAAGATTCCACCGAACTCCGCGAGCAAGTTCGAGAGAGCTTCGACTCGCTCGCCGAGGACAAGGACCTCATGATAATCGAGGGCGGCGGCGACCTCACCACGGGCGGCATCGTTGGCCTGACCGACCCCGACGTAGCCGAACTGCTCGACGCGGAGGTGCTGTTGCTCTCGAACTACGAGCGACCGCGCGACGTAGACGAGGTCCTCGCGGCCGTCGAAGACGTCGGCGACCGACTGCTCGGGGTGCTATTCAACGCCGTCCCGGACGCGAGTTTCGACCAACTCGACACCGAAGTCGTGCCGTTCCTCGAAGGCAAGCACATCCCAGTCTTGGGCGTCGTACCGCGTCAGCAGACCCTCGCGGGCGTGACGGTGGCCGACCTCGCGACGGAACTATCCGCGGAAATTCTGACCGACGCAGACGGGAGTGCCTTCGTCGAACGGTTCCTCGTCGGTGCCATGTCTGGAGATTCCGCGCTACGCCACCTCCGCCGGACGAAGGACGCCGCGCTGATTACCGGGGGCGACCGGCCGGACCTTCAGCGGGTCGCGCTGGAAGCGCCCGGCGTGAAGTGTCTAATTCTGACCGGCGGGTTCCGCCCGCCGGGTGCCATCGTCGGCGAGGCCGAACAGAAGGGCGTTCCTATCTTGCTCGTGCAGTCTGACACGCTCACGACCATCGAGCGTGCCGAGGACGTGGTTCGGAGCGGGCGCACGCGAGACGCCGAGACAGTCGAACTGATGGGCGAGTTGCTCCACGACCACGCGGACGTTGCAGGGATACTGGGAGACGGCGAAGAAACGGACGGCGAAGAAACGGACGACGAAGAAGCGTGA
- a CDS encoding NAD(P)-dependent alcohol dehydrogenase has protein sequence MRVAVLQDPGQLAVEEWPRPDPGPDEVLVNIREVGICGSDVHYYEHGRIGDYVVESPLVLGHESAGEVVEVGANVEGFEVGGRVALEPGVPCRRCDHCKRGEYNLCPDVTFMATPPDDGAFAEFVAWPADYAYRLPNSVSLREGALCEPLSVGIHVARRAEVGVGDSVLVTGAGPIGLLVAEAVRAAGATDVLVSDVVESKLALAAERGADTTIDPRETDLEDAVAAYTDGEGVDVVVEASGAESAIAGSLDAVRRGGTVVFVGLADEATVPLDVLEIVDNELDVLGSFRYRNTYPAAIELLADGAVDVEGIVDFEGGLDDIGSAFERARERETVKGMITVEN, from the coding sequence ATGCGCGTCGCAGTCCTGCAAGACCCCGGGCAACTCGCCGTCGAGGAGTGGCCACGACCCGACCCAGGCCCCGACGAAGTGCTGGTCAACATCCGCGAAGTCGGCATCTGTGGCTCTGACGTTCACTACTACGAACACGGCCGCATCGGCGACTACGTGGTCGAAAGTCCGCTCGTGTTGGGCCACGAGAGCGCAGGTGAAGTGGTCGAAGTCGGTGCAAACGTCGAAGGTTTCGAGGTGGGTGGCAGAGTCGCACTCGAACCGGGCGTCCCCTGCCGCCGATGCGACCACTGCAAGCGCGGCGAGTACAACCTCTGTCCCGACGTGACGTTCATGGCCACGCCGCCGGACGACGGCGCGTTCGCCGAGTTCGTCGCGTGGCCCGCCGACTACGCGTATCGACTCCCGAATTCAGTGTCACTGCGTGAGGGCGCGCTCTGCGAACCGCTGAGCGTCGGCATCCACGTCGCCCGGCGCGCGGAGGTTGGCGTCGGCGACTCCGTCCTCGTGACAGGGGCCGGACCAATCGGCCTGCTCGTCGCGGAGGCAGTTCGGGCGGCGGGTGCGACGGACGTACTCGTCTCGGACGTGGTCGAATCGAAACTCGCACTCGCCGCGGAGCGCGGTGCCGACACCACCATCGACCCGCGAGAAACCGACCTCGAAGACGCCGTCGCGGCGTACACCGACGGCGAGGGCGTCGATGTCGTCGTGGAAGCTTCCGGTGCAGAGTCGGCCATCGCTGGCTCTCTCGACGCTGTTCGGCGCGGCGGCACCGTTGTCTTCGTCGGGCTCGCCGATGAAGCGACCGTCCCACTGGACGTACTCGAAATCGTGGACAACGAACTGGACGTGCTGGGGTCGTTTCGGTATCGGAACACCTACCCCGCGGCCATCGAACTGCTCGCGGACGGCGCGGTGGACGTGGAAGGCATCGTAGACTTCGAAGGGGGCTTGGACGACATCGGGTCGGCGTTCGAGCGAGCACGCGAGCGCGAGACGGTGAAAGGGATGATTACCGTCGAGAACTAA
- the otsB gene encoding trehalose-phosphatase, translating to MVGANSDTETGAEAETDIETETDPDLASLRPRATDELDALADELSETDELLVCLDFDGTLAPIVERPEDAEILPENAAAVRELHDTDGVRTAVVSGRALDDVQERVAVGGLAYAGNHGLELQADEDETTIHPEADRHRPTVQSVADDLAVEFEAIDGALVERKGVTATVHYRLAAEERVAEIERTVQSRVEGVEALEVTDGKQILEVRPTVEWDKGRAVEWLADSLAEDPLVVYAGDDTTDEAAFEAIDRGESIDRGVSFVVGRERESAADYRVPDPQGVGRLLAWLSEFAARDRS from the coding sequence GTGGTGGGCGCGAACAGCGATACGGAGACCGGTGCGGAGGCCGAGACTGACATCGAGACCGAGACCGACCCAGACCTAGCGAGTCTTCGACCGCGCGCCACCGACGAGCTAGACGCGCTCGCGGACGAACTATCCGAAACCGACGAACTGCTCGTCTGTCTGGACTTCGACGGCACGCTCGCCCCTATCGTCGAACGGCCCGAAGACGCCGAAATCCTGCCCGAGAACGCTGCGGCAGTTCGGGAACTGCACGACACCGATGGCGTCCGTACCGCAGTCGTCAGCGGCCGGGCCTTAGACGACGTTCAGGAGCGCGTGGCGGTCGGCGGTCTCGCCTACGCTGGAAATCACGGCTTGGAACTGCAAGCGGACGAGGACGAGACGACGATTCATCCCGAGGCAGACCGCCATCGGCCGACAGTCCAGTCGGTCGCAGACGACCTCGCCGTCGAGTTCGAAGCCATCGACGGCGCGCTCGTCGAGCGAAAAGGCGTGACGGCGACGGTCCACTACCGACTCGCGGCCGAGGAGCGAGTCGCCGAGATAGAGCGAACCGTGCAGAGCCGCGTCGAAGGCGTCGAGGCGTTGGAAGTCACCGACGGCAAGCAGATTTTAGAGGTTCGACCGACCGTCGAGTGGGACAAGGGCCGGGCCGTCGAGTGGCTGGCCGACTCGCTCGCCGAGGATCCGCTGGTCGTCTACGCCGGCGACGACACGACGGACGAAGCGGCGTTCGAAGCCATCGACCGGGGCGAGAGTATCGACCGCGGCGTGTCGTTCGTCGTCGGCAGGGAGCGCGAGAGCGCCGCCGACTACCGCGTGCCTGACCCGCAGGGCGTCGGTCGTCTGCTGGCGTGGCTCTCTGAGTTCGCGGCGCGCGACCGGTCGTGA
- a CDS encoding YbaK/EbsC family protein — MHQRAREFVERAREEYDFDPRVKEFPEGTKTAADAAEAVGCDVAQIASSIALRAGDEIVVVVTSGANRVSEAKLAELRDVPAGDVEMADAAEIKETVGWSIGGVPPFCHDSAVPVYVDETLTEFDTVWAAAGTPEAVFPIDPDELVELSGGEVADVAE; from the coding sequence ATGCACCAGCGAGCGCGGGAGTTCGTCGAGCGGGCGCGCGAGGAGTACGACTTCGACCCCCGAGTGAAGGAGTTTCCAGAGGGGACGAAGACGGCCGCCGACGCGGCCGAGGCAGTCGGGTGTGACGTCGCGCAAATCGCCAGCAGCATCGCACTGCGCGCGGGCGACGAAATAGTCGTGGTCGTCACGAGCGGCGCGAACCGCGTGAGTGAAGCGAAGTTGGCGGAGCTACGCGACGTTCCCGCAGGCGACGTGGAGATGGCCGACGCCGCAGAAATCAAGGAGACAGTCGGATGGTCCATCGGCGGCGTGCCGCCGTTCTGCCACGATTCGGCGGTGCCGGTGTACGTAGACGAGACGCTCACGGAGTTCGATACGGTCTGGGCGGCGGCCGGGACGCCGGAGGCCGTCTTCCCCATCGACCCGGACGAGCTAGTCGAACTGTCTGGCGGCGAAGTCGCGGACGTAGCGGAGTAG
- a CDS encoding DUF7504 family protein — MRETTDSVSSLALSPGEQALVSVPSMQSPLSALPAEAFDNLLVVSATTSPKKVEQLVVRRGGNPATVGVIPVTGSPSEYDGPLWTTDPVDPSDLTGISIRLSEALQYVTKEGWVVFDNVNVLLMYAAEKSVYRLLDSVISTVRGKKARGAYCLVRDAVTDETYAQLSGLCDVAVQQE; from the coding sequence GTGCGCGAGACGACTGACTCCGTCAGCTCGCTCGCGCTCTCGCCCGGCGAACAGGCGCTCGTCTCAGTGCCGTCGATGCAGTCGCCGCTGTCGGCGTTGCCCGCCGAGGCGTTCGACAACCTACTCGTCGTCTCTGCGACGACGTCGCCGAAGAAAGTCGAGCAACTCGTCGTCCGTCGCGGCGGCAACCCCGCGACGGTCGGGGTCATCCCAGTCACGGGGTCGCCGAGCGAGTACGACGGGCCGTTGTGGACGACCGACCCAGTGGACCCGAGCGACCTGACCGGCATCAGCATCCGCCTCTCGGAGGCGTTGCAGTACGTCACGAAAGAGGGGTGGGTCGTCTTCGACAACGTCAACGTCCTGTTGATGTACGCCGCAGAGAAGAGCGTCTACCGGTTGCTCGACTCGGTTATCTCGACCGTTCGCGGGAAGAAAGCACGCGGGGCGTACTGTCTGGTCCGCGACGCCGTCACCGACGAAACGTACGCGCAACTGAGCGGTCTCTGTGACGTTGCCGTCCAGCAGGAGTGA
- a CDS encoding GIY-YIG nuclease family protein, translated as MAETGTYTLLVELDRDAAIEFGALGERALSAGWYAYTGSAFGPGGLSRVERHRDVAQGDNDARHWHVDYLLGHEATRIAEVVKSIGEDVECAVSRAIDTGEIEGVGCSDCDCESHLTYASARAELEQAVRSAHETAQKSAQE; from the coding sequence ATGGCCGAGACGGGCACCTACACCCTGCTTGTGGAACTCGATAGAGACGCGGCAATCGAGTTCGGCGCGCTCGGAGAGCGCGCACTCTCGGCAGGCTGGTACGCCTACACAGGAAGCGCGTTCGGCCCAGGCGGACTCTCGCGCGTCGAGCGCCACCGCGACGTGGCGCAAGGTGACAACGACGCGCGCCACTGGCACGTCGATTACCTGCTCGGCCACGAAGCGACTCGAATCGCGGAGGTCGTGAAGTCGATAGGAGAGGATGTGGAGTGTGCCGTGAGCAGAGCAATCGATACCGGCGAAATCGAAGGCGTCGGCTGTTCGGACTGCGACTGTGAGTCACATCTCACGTACGCGTCGGCGAGAGCAGAGTTAGAGCAAGCAGTCCGGTCGGCACACGAGACCGCGCAGAAATCGGCGCAGGAGTAG
- a CDS encoding S8 family serine peptidase: MVRHTRRSFLKVSGAAMGGIAVGSSVAVATSTERFIVDSKKTSKSDATAAGLEVVHDLSEVDLLVVSGAESDVESLGAKYAPDTVYSLDLPDTSAPITAEEASATDEPYYPIQWDKQSQNVPDAHEITQGEGTRVAVIDTGVAAGHPDLAHAVNTDLSQDFTGDGYGAGGPYGGYHGTHVAGIVAANDDNEEGVVGTAPETEIVDCRVFSPSSLASFADILAAMVYSANIGCDAANLSLGAYPVLRESNGQFYGKVLNRTTSYVHNQGTVLVIAAGNDAADLQHDANLISLPNEAANVMSVSATGPIGFNWGDAGLESPTYTPAKYTNYGTSAIDVAAPGGNYDPEFPTGWYYDLVFNTIAEPVFDSDGNYQGATYGYAWLAGTSMAAPQVAGAAALLKSQNPEYSANNVRSVLRNTADVPEEFDRAYYGSGVLNPLAALQE, from the coding sequence ATGGTTCGTCATACCAGGCGGTCGTTCCTCAAAGTTAGTGGCGCAGCAATGGGTGGCATCGCAGTCGGCTCCTCGGTCGCAGTAGCGACCTCGACAGAGCGGTTCATCGTGGATAGCAAGAAGACATCGAAGAGCGACGCAACGGCGGCGGGCCTCGAAGTCGTTCACGACCTGAGCGAAGTAGACCTGCTCGTCGTGAGCGGTGCCGAGTCCGACGTCGAGTCGCTCGGTGCGAAGTACGCACCTGACACCGTCTACTCGCTCGACCTCCCGGACACTTCGGCACCTATCACGGCCGAAGAAGCGTCTGCGACAGACGAGCCGTACTACCCGATTCAGTGGGACAAGCAGTCCCAGAACGTCCCGGACGCCCACGAAATTACGCAAGGTGAAGGCACCCGCGTCGCCGTCATCGACACTGGCGTCGCGGCGGGCCATCCGGACCTCGCACACGCAGTCAACACCGACCTCTCGCAGGACTTCACCGGCGACGGCTACGGTGCTGGCGGCCCCTACGGCGGCTACCACGGCACCCACGTCGCAGGCATCGTCGCGGCCAACGACGACAACGAGGAAGGCGTCGTCGGCACCGCTCCCGAGACGGAAATCGTGGACTGCCGCGTGTTCTCCCCGAGTTCGCTGGCGTCGTTCGCCGACATACTCGCCGCGATGGTGTACAGCGCGAACATCGGCTGTGACGCCGCGAACCTCAGCCTCGGCGCGTACCCCGTCCTGCGTGAGTCCAACGGACAGTTCTACGGCAAGGTACTGAACCGGACGACGAGCTACGTTCACAACCAAGGAACTGTGCTGGTCATCGCCGCGGGCAACGACGCCGCGGACCTCCAGCACGACGCCAATCTCATCAGCCTCCCGAACGAGGCGGCCAACGTCATGTCTGTCAGCGCGACTGGCCCGATTGGCTTCAACTGGGGCGACGCCGGACTGGAGAGTCCGACGTACACGCCCGCGAAGTACACCAACTACGGGACAAGCGCCATCGACGTGGCCGCGCCCGGCGGCAACTACGACCCCGAGTTCCCGACCGGTTGGTACTACGACTTGGTGTTCAACACCATCGCGGAACCCGTCTTCGATAGCGACGGCAACTACCAAGGAGCGACGTACGGCTACGCGTGGCTCGCTGGAACTTCGATGGCTGCGCCGCAAGTTGCAGGTGCCGCCGCGCTCCTCAAGAGCCAGAACCCCGAGTACAGCGCGAACAACGTTCGAAGCGTGCTTCGGAACACGGCGGACGTGCCCGAGGAGTTCGACAGGGCGTACTACGGCTCGGGCGTGCTGAACCCACTCGCGGCACTGCAAGAGTAG
- a CDS encoding acetate--CoA ligase family protein, producing MDENTGGLTGLFDPERVAVVGATASEGSIGRAITANLQADFAGETVPVNPNYDEVLGAACYPDVASIPGEVQMAVVVVPPSIAVEAVRQCGEAGIRNVVVITAGFGETGSEGASRERELTEIAEEYDLNLVGPNSLGVLSTPTGLNATFGPENALEGSISFMSQSGAFITAVLDWANDEGLGFKDVVSLGNKAVLDESDFVEAWGDDPETDVILAYLEGIEDGGAFIESAREATAETPVVMVKSGRTDAGAQAVSSHTGTLAGSEEAYEAGLEQAGVLRVENVQELFDFAQILSGQPLPESEQVAIVTNAGGPGVMTTDAVGDSSLSLASFTDETLEALSESMPEEANIYNPIDAIGDADIERFEEALDIALADENVGCAVVLSAPTAVIDYGDLAEVIVELQAEHGKPVAATLMGGERTESAKEVLGTGGVPNYFDPARAVRSLEALATYREIQEREYEAPQQFDVDEERAREVLESAEARGENRLGVEAMDLLDAYGIPTPEGAIAETPEDAVSVSQDIEGEVVMKIVSPDILHKSDIGGVKVGVPNEDVYDAYEDLVTRARNYQPDATILGVQVQEMVDLDSGTETILGVNRDPQFGPLLLFGLGGIFVEILEDTTTRVAPVSEREATEMVDGIRAAPLLRGARGREPADRAAVTEAIQRLSQLVTDFPAILELDVNPLVAGPDGVQAVDVRLTVDTDKL from the coding sequence GTGGACGAAAACACCGGGGGTTTGACGGGACTGTTCGACCCCGAGCGCGTGGCCGTCGTGGGTGCCACCGCGTCAGAGGGGTCCATCGGCCGCGCTATCACCGCAAATCTGCAAGCGGACTTCGCGGGCGAGACGGTCCCGGTGAACCCGAACTACGACGAAGTGCTGGGGGCAGCGTGTTACCCCGACGTCGCGTCGATTCCGGGCGAGGTGCAGATGGCCGTCGTGGTCGTCCCGCCGAGCATCGCCGTCGAGGCGGTCCGACAGTGCGGCGAGGCCGGAATCCGAAACGTGGTCGTCATCACGGCCGGATTCGGCGAGACCGGAAGCGAAGGCGCGAGTCGGGAGCGCGAACTGACCGAAATCGCCGAGGAGTACGACCTGAATTTGGTCGGCCCGAACAGCTTGGGCGTGCTGAGTACGCCGACGGGACTGAACGCGACGTTCGGCCCCGAGAACGCGCTCGAAGGCTCTATCTCGTTCATGAGCCAGTCGGGCGCGTTCATCACGGCCGTCCTCGACTGGGCCAACGATGAAGGTCTCGGCTTCAAGGACGTTGTGTCGCTCGGCAACAAAGCCGTCTTGGACGAGTCGGACTTCGTGGAAGCGTGGGGCGACGACCCCGAAACGGACGTCATTCTAGCCTATCTGGAGGGCATCGAGGACGGCGGTGCGTTCATCGAGTCGGCACGCGAGGCGACCGCCGAGACGCCCGTCGTGATGGTCAAGTCGGGACGAACCGACGCCGGAGCGCAGGCCGTCTCTTCGCACACCGGCACACTCGCCGGAAGCGAGGAGGCCTACGAGGCCGGGTTGGAACAAGCAGGCGTCCTCCGTGTCGAGAACGTCCAAGAACTGTTCGACTTCGCCCAGATTCTCTCTGGCCAGCCACTCCCGGAGTCAGAGCAGGTGGCTATCGTGACGAACGCTGGCGGGCCGGGTGTGATGACCACCGACGCGGTCGGCGATTCGTCGCTGTCGCTGGCCTCCTTCACCGACGAGACGCTCGAAGCGCTCTCCGAGTCGATGCCGGAGGAGGCGAACATCTACAACCCTATCGACGCCATCGGGGACGCCGATATAGAGCGATTCGAAGAGGCACTCGACATCGCACTCGCCGACGAGAACGTCGGCTGTGCCGTCGTTCTATCAGCACCGACGGCGGTCATCGACTACGGCGACCTCGCAGAGGTAATCGTCGAGTTGCAGGCCGAACACGGCAAACCCGTTGCCGCCACTCTGATGGGTGGCGAGCGAACGGAATCGGCGAAGGAAGTCCTCGGGACGGGCGGCGTTCCGAACTACTTCGACCCAGCCCGCGCGGTTCGGAGTCTGGAGGCGCTGGCGACGTATCGAGAGATTCAGGAGCGGGAGTACGAAGCACCTCAGCAGTTCGACGTGGACGAGGAGCGCGCTCGCGAAGTACTGGAAAGTGCAGAAGCACGCGGTGAGAACCGACTCGGCGTCGAAGCGATGGACCTGCTGGACGCGTACGGCATTCCGACACCCGAGGGCGCAATCGCCGAGACTCCCGAGGACGCTGTCTCGGTCTCACAGGACATCGAAGGCGAAGTCGTCATGAAAATCGTCAGCCCGGACATCCTCCACAAGTCCGACATCGGCGGCGTCAAAGTCGGCGTTCCGAACGAGGACGTGTACGACGCCTACGAAGACTTGGTGACCCGAGCGCGCAACTACCAGCCGGACGCGACGATTCTCGGGGTACAGGTGCAGGAGATGGTGGACCTCGACTCCGGGACGGAAACGATTCTGGGCGTGAACCGCGACCCGCAGTTCGGACCGCTGTTGTTGTTCGGGCTCGGGGGCATCTTCGTGGAGATTCTGGAAGACACGACGACCCGAGTCGCGCCCGTGAGCGAGCGCGAAGCGACCGAGATGGTAGACGGCATCCGCGCCGCGCCGCTCCTTCGGGGGGCGCGAGGGAGGGAACCAGCAGACAGGGCGGCCGTCACCGAGGCCATCCAGCGACTCTCGCAACTCGTGACCGACTTCCCTGCGATACTCGAACTGGACGTGAACCCGCTGGTCGCTGGGCCGGACGGCGTGCAAGCCGTGGACGTGAGACTGACCGTCGATACAGACAAACTGTGA
- a CDS encoding GNAT family N-acetyltransferase has protein sequence MPGAVFLRGADVTLQTVEQEDIEFVQDYVNDPDVRAGLSMSMPINGKQEQEYFEERISGDDDVHLLICADDEAVGMISLTLDDRHGSAEIGISIAPEFHGNGYGTEASRLLTTYAFDELRMHRVMARAYAFNEGSKCIWEKLGFEQEGLHREAAFTNGEYVDVVFYGALADEWEQ, from the coding sequence ATGCCCGGTGCAGTCTTTCTCCGCGGTGCGGACGTGACGCTTCAGACGGTCGAACAAGAGGACATCGAGTTCGTCCAAGACTACGTCAACGACCCCGACGTGCGCGCAGGATTGTCGATGTCGATGCCCATCAACGGCAAGCAGGAACAGGAGTACTTCGAGGAGCGTATCTCCGGCGACGACGACGTTCACCTGCTCATCTGTGCCGACGACGAAGCAGTCGGCATGATTAGCCTGACGCTGGACGACCGGCACGGCAGTGCCGAAATCGGCATCTCCATCGCGCCCGAGTTCCACGGCAACGGCTACGGAACCGAGGCGTCGCGTCTGCTGACGACGTACGCCTTCGACGAACTGCGGATGCACCGCGTGATGGCCCGCGCGTACGCCTTCAACGAGGGTTCCAAGTGCATCTGGGAGAAACTCGGCTTCGAGCAGGAGGGCCTCCACCGCGAGGCAGCGTTCACCAACGGCGAGTACGTGGACGTGGTGTTCTACGGCGCGCTCGCAGACGAGTGGGAGCAGTGA
- a CDS encoding rhodanese-like domain-containing protein, which yields MNRRTFLATGAVSLSAIAGCLGGGGSSGDGDGYPPKSDQTPTERSIDTASFDTVEENGVQVPLAPIDVAYYWHQRGEARFADARGERSYKAAHILGAVLSPAPKNMRGSNDPVKDWPKEDLIVCYCGCPHHLSSIRASQLINEGYENVYVIDEGFGPWHQRGYPMAGNDVSNMPKNWVIRGETDPSYASQNAWARHLETEQMESTDIEDDGSYELHLKFYDVGPNSVVNVETPEYTIEGKLSELTATKVTG from the coding sequence ATGAATCGACGAACGTTTTTAGCGACCGGTGCGGTTTCGCTCTCCGCGATTGCCGGTTGCCTCGGCGGCGGCGGCAGTAGCGGTGACGGCGACGGCTATCCACCGAAATCCGACCAGACGCCGACCGAGCGGTCAATCGACACCGCCTCGTTCGACACCGTCGAAGAGAACGGCGTCCAAGTGCCGTTGGCTCCTATCGACGTTGCGTACTACTGGCACCAGCGGGGCGAGGCACGATTTGCCGACGCACGCGGAGAGCGGTCGTACAAGGCGGCACACATCCTCGGTGCGGTTCTCAGTCCAGCACCGAAGAACATGCGGGGGTCGAACGACCCGGTGAAAGACTGGCCGAAAGAGGACCTGATCGTCTGCTACTGTGGCTGTCCGCACCACCTCTCGTCCATCCGCGCTTCGCAACTTATCAACGAAGGCTACGAGAACGTCTACGTCATCGACGAAGGGTTCGGGCCGTGGCACCAGCGTGGCTACCCGATGGCTGGAAACGACGTGAGCAACATGCCGAAAAACTGGGTCATTCGCGGCGAGACCGACCCCTCCTACGCCAGTCAGAACGCGTGGGCACGACACCTTGAGACTGAACAGATGGAATCGACCGACATCGAGGACGACGGAAGTTACGAACTCCACCTCAAGTTCTACGACGTCGGTCCGAACTCGGTCGTCAACGTCGAGACACCCGAGTACACCATCGAGGGCAAACTCTCTGAACTGACCGCTACGAAGGTCACTGGGTGA
- a CDS encoding MazG nucleotide pyrophosphohydrolase domain-containing protein, whose translation MDEQRELDDERRSNADQRRVADFVAAHDMETTAEFRLLDLLSELGELAKNVNESSDYGTNPDDATIEEDELGDALFCLLALADSQGYDASEALDTALEKYEGRIAEKGEASSGE comes from the coding sequence ATGGACGAACAACGAGAATTGGACGACGAACGGCGTTCGAACGCCGACCAGCGGCGAGTCGCCGACTTCGTCGCGGCACACGACATGGAGACGACCGCCGAGTTCCGACTGCTCGACCTCCTTTCCGAACTCGGTGAACTCGCCAAGAACGTCAACGAATCGAGCGACTACGGTACAAACCCGGACGACGCGACCATCGAAGAAGACGAACTGGGCGACGCTCTCTTTTGTCTACTCGCACTCGCCGACTCGCAAGGCTACGACGCGAGCGAGGCGCTCGACACTGCCCTCGAAAAGTACGAGGGTCGAATCGCCGAGAAAGGTGAGGCGTCCTCCGGCGAATAA
- a CDS encoding GyrI-like domain-containing protein — protein sequence MLDPRFTQRDGLTVVGLHYRGTNEDDEISNLWEQTDAHADEFADLARSEEWFGLCFDFDHESGAFSYVAGVETESEAIAPSEMERVDVPGGEYAVFTTTLDTVGETTDEIYREWLPSSGYERADGPEVERYGESFDPEDANSEFEIFVPVEESND from the coding sequence ATGCTCGACCCACGCTTTACACAGCGAGACGGCCTCACGGTCGTCGGACTCCACTATCGCGGCACGAACGAGGACGACGAGATTTCGAACCTCTGGGAGCAGACCGACGCTCACGCGGACGAATTCGCGGACCTCGCGCGCTCCGAGGAGTGGTTCGGTCTCTGTTTCGACTTCGACCACGAGTCCGGAGCGTTCAGCTACGTCGCCGGGGTCGAAACCGAGTCGGAAGCAATCGCTCCCAGCGAGATGGAGCGCGTGGACGTTCCCGGCGGCGAGTACGCCGTGTTTACGACGACGCTCGACACCGTAGGCGAGACGACGGACGAAATCTACCGCGAGTGGCTCCCGAGTTCCGGGTACGAGCGCGCAGATGGCCCAGAAGTAGAGCGATACGGCGAGTCGTTCGACCCCGAAGATGCGAACTCGGAGTTCGAAATCTTCGTGCCCGTCGAGGAGTCGAACGACTGA